GGACGTGGAGCAGGCCTATGTGGATGCGCTGAAGGCCGACCTGCCGGAACTGCCAGACGCCAAGAAGCGCCGCTTCATCGACGAACTGGGGTTGTCGCCCTATGACGCCGGCGTGCTGGTCGCGGAGCGCGAAACGGCGGCCTATTTCGAAACCGTCGCCGCCGGGCGCGATGCGAAACAGGCGGCGAACTGGGTGACCTCGGAACTGATGGGGCAGTTGAACCGGGCGGGATTGGCTCTGGCGGAGTCGCCGGTGAAGGCCGAGTCGCTCGGCGGGCTGCTCGACCTGATCGCGGACAAGACCATTTCGAACAACATCGCCAAGGACGTGCTCAACGACATGTTCGCAACGGGCAGGGACGCTGCAACCATCGTCGATGAAAAGGGCCTGCGGCAGGTTTCAGACACCGGAGCGCTGGAAGCGGCGGTCGACAGGGTGATGGCCGATAATCCGGACAGCGTGGCGGAATATCGCGGCGGCAACCAGAAGCTTATCGGCTGGTTCATGGGCCAGATCATGAAGGCCAGCGGCGGCAAGGCGAACCCGCAGATGGTCAATGAACTGCTGCGCAAGAAGCTGGCGGGGTAGGGGCGGCCTTTAATCGTCCATTGCCGACCGGATATCAGTCAGTGAAAAATCGTCGCCCTTGAACAGTAATGGCGCGTCGAGATGTCTTGCCAGTGCGTATGAAAAGCAGTCGCCGTAATACAGTGCCGCACTATGCCCCGTACCCTTTCCGAAACGGCGATAGGCGTCAAACGCGATATCCGCGATCCGGGGGGAGACTTCTTCCACCGTCATGCCACTTTTCAGCAGGAAAGCATCCAGCGCCAGAACTGCGCTTTCCCCGGACCGGGCGAATAGCACAATACGGGTTTCCAGCAGGCTCGCGGCGCTGATCGAGACGGCTGTCGCGGCCTCGATCTGTTCGTTGAAATCGCGTCGTTCCGGTTGGTCGGTCATGATGGCGATAAGGGCCGATGTATCGATGACAATCATCCGGGCAAGCCGCTCTCGTCATATCCGATAATGTCGTCGGCGCTCCGGTTATCGCGTTTTGGCAGGCTCGCGCAGTGCAGGGCGATACGGTCCAACGCGTCGGCAAGGGTATCCCGGTTCCGGTTCTTTTCCACCTGGGCCAGCTTTTCAGCGATGGCGTGTTTGACCGCCCTGGTAAGGGACTCGCCGGTCAGTTTCGCAAGGCGTCGGGCGAGATCATGCGTTTCGGCATCCTTGATATTCAGTGGCATAAAAATTTCCTCCTATGCTCCATTATAGGAGGAAATTATCGTAATGTCATCGCACGAATCATTTTCACCACTTCCTGCCGCCGCCGCGCCCATTTGCGCGCGACGCGAAAGCCGCGCTACCATCAATTTGAGCAATCGGGAGGAACGGACATGATCAAGCGCTTTTCATCGCTCTTTGCCGGCCATATCGACCTCGGCGATATGGGGCAGGACGCGACGCCGGCGAATGACCGGCGCTACACCAATGAACAACTGGCCGGGGTCTTCGACAAGTCCGAGGCGATGGCGAAGCGCATGGACGATTGGGGCTATGACGCGCTGTGGTTCGCCGAACACCATTTCCAGCATGAAGGCTACGAATGTGTCCCCAATGTCCTGATGCTGGGCGTGCATCTGGCGCATGTGACGAAGAAGCTGCGCATCGGCTGCGGCTTCAACATCGCGCCGATGTGGCACCCGCTGCGCCTGGCGGAGGATTACGCAACCGCCGACTGGCTGACGAAGGGGCGGGTCATCTTTGGCGTCGGGCGCGGCTATCACACGCGCGAGGTGGAAACCCTGGGCGGCCACCTGATCGACGCGGAAGCCAACAGGGACATGTTCGAGGAACAGGTCGATATTCTGTTCAAGGCGTTCAACAACGAGCGCTTTTCGCACAAGGGAAAATTCTACACGCTGCCGCCGGCGGTGCCGTATCGCGGCTACGACCTGAAGGACCTGACCCTGGTGCCGCGGCCGCGCACCCTGCCGGTGGAATGCTGGCAGCCGGTGGTCAGCGCGGGCGACCGCGGGCTGGACTTCATGGTGAAACACGGCATCAAGGGGATCGTCGGCGGCGGTTCGGCGCTGATGGCGGAAGGCAATATCCACGCCTTCCAGCGCGCCCATGAACGCGCCGGCATCAAGACGAAGCCGGGCGAGAACCTCTGCCTTGGCATTTCCTATCACATCGCCCCGACGCGCGAGCAGGCGATCCGGGAAGCGACGCCGTATTACGAAGAACATGCCAAGATGTTCGGTCCGCTGGGCTTCCTCGGTCCGCTGAAGCCGGAACAGGTGGAGGCCATCGGCCGCCGCGGCGGGATCCGCAATTCGGGTATTCCGACGCTGGAGGAGGCCTGCGACCGGGGGTCATGGTATTGCGGCCCGGCGGAGGGCTTCGTCGAATTCCTGCAGGAGGTCGAGCGGAAATTCCCCGGGCTGGAAGCGGTCAACGCACAGTCCGCGATGGGCACGCCGCTGGACGTGATGCTGGAACAGATCGACCATTTCGGCCGCGACGTGATGCCGAAATTCCAGCGCGCGCAAGCGGCGGCGGAGTGAGCGGGGAGGAGGCCGGGTGAGTATCGTTAAAGCCGCTCACCCGGCTATGTCCTTTTTCCCTAACCCACCCGGCAGCTCGATCCGCCGTCGACCGGCAACGCCACGCCGGTGATGAAGCCGGCCTCGTCGGA
The sequence above is a segment of the Alphaproteobacteria bacterium genome. Coding sequences within it:
- a CDS encoding type II toxin-antitoxin system VapB family antitoxin, which encodes MPLNIKDAETHDLARRLAKLTGESLTRAVKHAIAEKLAQVEKNRNRDTLADALDRIALHCASLPKRDNRSADDIIGYDESGLPG
- a CDS encoding type II toxin-antitoxin system VapC family toxin, whose translation is MIVIDTSALIAIMTDQPERRDFNEQIEAATAVSISAASLLETRIVLFARSGESAVLALDAFLLKSGMTVEEVSPRIADIAFDAYRRFGKGTGHSAALYYGDCFSYALARHLDAPLLFKGDDFSLTDIRSAMDD
- a CDS encoding LLM class flavin-dependent oxidoreductase, with the protein product MIKRFSSLFAGHIDLGDMGQDATPANDRRYTNEQLAGVFDKSEAMAKRMDDWGYDALWFAEHHFQHEGYECVPNVLMLGVHLAHVTKKLRIGCGFNIAPMWHPLRLAEDYATADWLTKGRVIFGVGRGYHTREVETLGGHLIDAEANRDMFEEQVDILFKAFNNERFSHKGKFYTLPPAVPYRGYDLKDLTLVPRPRTLPVECWQPVVSAGDRGLDFMVKHGIKGIVGGGSALMAEGNIHAFQRAHERAGIKTKPGENLCLGISYHIAPTREQAIREATPYYEEHAKMFGPLGFLGPLKPEQVEAIGRRGGIRNSGIPTLEEACDRGSWYCGPAEGFVEFLQEVERKFPGLEAVNAQSAMGTPLDVMLEQIDHFGRDVMPKFQRAQAAAE